In one Massilia endophytica genomic region, the following are encoded:
- a CDS encoding DUF1304 domain-containing protein, which translates to MLVLAQIVIGLVLLIHVYIVLLETVLFDTRGRRVFGLSAEKAAIVKPAMSNQGCYNGFLAAALAVSFLHPNHDVAHSFAVYGLLCVAVAGIWGGVTVSRRIIFVQSVPALLGLLLLYLA; encoded by the coding sequence ATGCTGGTATTGGCTCAGATCGTCATCGGCCTGGTGTTGCTGATTCACGTCTATATCGTGCTGCTGGAAACGGTGCTGTTCGATACGCGCGGGCGCCGCGTGTTCGGGCTGAGCGCCGAGAAGGCGGCCATTGTCAAACCGGCCATGTCGAACCAGGGCTGCTACAACGGCTTCCTGGCCGCCGCCCTGGCGGTCAGTTTCCTTCATCCCAACCACGATGTGGCCCATTCCTTCGCCGTCTACGGCCTGCTGTGCGTGGCGGTGGCCGGAATCTGGGGCGGCGTGACGGTAAGCCGCCGCATCATCTTCGTCCAGAGCGTGCCAGCGCTGCTGGGCCTGCTACTGCTCTATCTCGCCTGA
- a CDS encoding LysR family transcriptional regulator — MDIDPSDLLLFARIVECGSFSQAADKVQLPKSTVSRRLSLLESQLGERLLQRTTRKLVLTELGASLLAHARKVAEETEAAEALAQHRQQAPNGLLRVSMPADFANLELAGMLPDFMAKHPAVTLELDLSPRRVDLLAEGFDLAIRMGTSLPDDASLAARAVAFSHWALFASPSYIARRGLPEHPDDLFRHDLLSLSRSHDGLTSWRLERGKQAWERDVPVRLTGNSPELLARMAQTGIGIASCTDRFSGPLVKVGALVRVLPEWSFPAVTGWAVFPGRRLMPAKTRVFLDMLEANYERSRKRAQGLGG; from the coding sequence ATGGATATCGATCCTTCGGACCTGCTGCTGTTCGCCCGTATTGTCGAGTGCGGCAGCTTCAGCCAGGCGGCGGACAAGGTGCAGCTGCCCAAATCGACGGTCTCGCGCCGCCTCTCCCTGCTGGAATCGCAACTGGGCGAACGCCTGCTGCAGCGGACCACGCGCAAGCTGGTGCTCACGGAGCTGGGCGCCAGCCTGCTGGCCCATGCGCGCAAGGTGGCGGAGGAAACGGAAGCGGCCGAGGCGCTGGCCCAGCACCGCCAGCAGGCGCCGAACGGCCTGCTGCGCGTGTCCATGCCGGCCGATTTCGCCAACCTGGAGCTGGCGGGCATGCTGCCGGACTTCATGGCGAAACACCCGGCGGTGACCCTTGAGCTCGACCTTTCCCCGCGCCGGGTGGACCTGCTGGCCGAAGGATTCGACCTCGCCATCCGTATGGGCACCTCCCTGCCGGACGATGCCTCCCTGGCCGCGCGCGCGGTCGCCTTCAGCCACTGGGCGCTCTTTGCGTCGCCCAGCTATATCGCGCGGCGCGGCCTGCCCGAGCATCCGGACGACCTGTTCCGCCACGATTTGCTCAGCCTGAGCCGCTCCCACGACGGCCTCACCAGCTGGAGGCTGGAACGGGGCAAGCAGGCATGGGAGCGGGATGTGCCGGTGCGGTTGACGGGCAACTCACCCGAGCTGCTGGCCCGCATGGCGCAGACCGGCATCGGCATCGCCAGCTGCACGGACCGCTTTTCGGGACCGCTGGTGAAAGTGGGCGCGCTGGTGCGCGTGCTGCCGGAATGGAGTTTCCCGGCCGTGACAGGCTGGGCGGTCTTCCCCGGCAGGCGCCTCATGCCCGCGAAAACGCGGGTCTTCCTCGACATGCTGGAAGCAAACTACGAGCGCAGCCGCAAGCGCGCTCAGGGCCTGGGCGGCTGA
- a CDS encoding acyltransferase family protein: protein MKSQRIHGLDTLRALAIMLVFANHYMGFVTNEPTFGVFSELGWMGVDLFFALSGYLIGNQIFAGLREGGFSLRNFYARRLLRTLPNYYVVLALYAFWPLFAGTAPHAPWWKYWTFTLNFELIPGTRFSHAWSLCVEEQFYLLLPAVVLLVALMRAPLRLGWCIIAASLAAGMVLRALAWQDLQPPADGNARAYTDIYYATWARFDELIVGVTLALLKNHHAVAWKRLTSMGNTMFAGGLAVTASACWYFLDGHFGFGQTVFGYPLLGLGFGMLLLAALSPGSLLARIRVPGAASIALWSYAIYLTHKQLCIILARHFERHFGWAADGPLVIGLLIAASVLAGFLLYILVETPFMRLRERFVPTNSARRMYEEVDGRSSGSDDRVAAGAGAAGGPVREDGGDQPQAGPERRVREGV, encoded by the coding sequence ATGAAGTCACAACGCATCCACGGCCTCGATACCCTTCGCGCGCTCGCCATCATGCTGGTGTTCGCCAACCACTACATGGGCTTCGTGACCAACGAGCCCACCTTCGGCGTCTTCAGCGAACTGGGTTGGATGGGCGTGGACCTGTTCTTCGCGCTCTCCGGCTACCTGATCGGCAACCAGATCTTCGCGGGCCTGCGCGAGGGCGGCTTCTCGCTCAGGAACTTCTATGCGCGCCGCCTGCTGCGCACACTGCCCAATTACTATGTCGTGCTCGCGCTTTACGCCTTCTGGCCGCTCTTCGCGGGCACCGCCCCGCATGCGCCCTGGTGGAAGTACTGGACCTTCACGCTCAATTTCGAACTGATTCCGGGCACGCGCTTCTCGCATGCATGGTCGCTGTGCGTGGAGGAGCAGTTCTACCTGCTGCTGCCCGCCGTCGTGCTGCTGGTGGCGCTGATGCGTGCGCCGCTGCGCCTTGGCTGGTGCATTATCGCCGCGAGCCTGGCGGCAGGCATGGTCCTGCGCGCGCTGGCATGGCAGGATTTGCAGCCTCCAGCCGATGGCAATGCGCGCGCCTACACGGATATCTACTACGCCACCTGGGCGCGTTTCGATGAACTGATCGTGGGCGTCACGCTGGCGCTGCTCAAGAACCATCACGCCGTGGCATGGAAACGCCTCACCTCGATGGGCAATACCATGTTTGCGGGCGGCCTTGCCGTCACGGCCTCGGCTTGCTGGTACTTCCTGGACGGCCATTTCGGCTTCGGCCAGACCGTGTTCGGCTATCCCTTGCTGGGCCTTGGTTTCGGCATGCTGCTGCTGGCGGCGCTCAGTCCCGGCTCGCTGCTGGCGCGCATCCGCGTCCCGGGCGCTGCCAGCATCGCGCTGTGGTCATATGCCATCTATCTCACGCACAAGCAGCTGTGCATCATCCTCGCGCGGCACTTCGAACGCCACTTCGGGTGGGCTGCGGACGGCCCCCTCGTTATCGGCCTGCTGATCGCTGCCTCGGTACTCGCGGGCTTTTTGTTGTACATTCTCGTCGAAACGCCGTTCATGAGACTGCGTGAGCGTTTTGTACCGACAAACAGCGCAAGGAGAATGTATGAGGAAGTGGATGGCCGCAGCAGCGGCAGCGATGATCGCGTCGCCGCTGGCGCAGGCGCAGCAGGAGGGCCCGTACGCGAGGATGGTGGTGATCAGCCCCAAGCCGGGCCAGAACGCCGAGTTCGAGAAGGGGTATGA
- a CDS encoding M14 family metallopeptidase codes for MTAASELHFKSVNYTGQGKGPRLIVMGAVHGNETAGTKGITRVMEMLDKGELRILNGSVTFVPVANPLAYAKGERAGERNLNRNLFPNEHPQDFEDRIANWLCPLLAAHDVLLDLHSFNAQSQPFVMVGPRNNDGPLEPFKHEEEERALARILGVKRFVDGWLRTYGDGVQRRMRGSAELQTVLRYGVGTTEYMRTTGGYALTLECGQHADPQAPEVAYRAIMNTLAHLGLIDAPKPQPVPREEMEALSMVEVHDKLHDDDHFSRSWASFDRVKEGEEIGRRADGTPVTAPFDAIILFPDTGAKANNEWYYLARVNAAF; via the coding sequence ATGACCGCCGCAAGCGAACTCCATTTCAAATCCGTCAATTACACCGGCCAGGGCAAAGGGCCGCGCCTGATCGTCATGGGTGCGGTGCACGGCAACGAAACGGCGGGCACCAAGGGCATTACGCGCGTGATGGAGATGCTGGACAAGGGCGAGCTGCGCATCCTGAACGGCAGCGTGACCTTTGTGCCGGTGGCGAATCCCCTGGCCTACGCCAAGGGCGAGCGCGCGGGCGAGCGTAACCTGAACCGCAATCTCTTCCCGAACGAGCATCCGCAGGACTTCGAGGACCGCATCGCCAACTGGCTGTGCCCTCTTCTCGCCGCACACGATGTGCTGCTGGACCTGCACTCCTTCAATGCACAGAGCCAGCCCTTCGTGATGGTGGGCCCGCGCAATAACGACGGTCCGCTGGAGCCCTTCAAGCACGAGGAAGAGGAACGCGCGCTGGCGCGCATCCTGGGCGTGAAGCGTTTCGTGGATGGCTGGCTGCGCACCTATGGCGACGGCGTGCAGCGCCGCATGCGCGGCAGCGCCGAACTGCAGACGGTGCTGCGCTACGGCGTGGGCACCACGGAATACATGCGCACCACGGGCGGCTATGCGCTGACGCTGGAGTGCGGCCAGCACGCCGACCCGCAGGCGCCGGAAGTGGCGTACCGCGCCATCATGAATACGCTGGCGCATCTGGGCCTGATCGATGCGCCGAAACCGCAGCCGGTGCCGCGCGAGGAGATGGAGGCGCTGAGCATGGTGGAGGTGCACGACAAGCTGCACGACGACGATCATTTCAGCCGCAGCTGGGCGAGCTTCGACCGCGTGAAGGAAGGCGAAGAGATCGGCCGCCGCGCGGACGGCACGCCGGTAACGGCGCCGTTCGACGCCATCATCCTCTTCCCGGACACGGGCGCGAAGGCCAACAACGAGTGGTATTACCTGGCGCGGGTGAACGCCGCGTTCTGA
- a CDS encoding FMN-dependent NADH-azoreductase, whose protein sequence is MNILQINSSARSTGSESTRLADAIVAKVSAGLSDVKLVRRDLAAEPHPVLDETALQALFTPAAQRTPEQAARVALDDALIAQVQAADVIVIGAPMYNFGITVQLKSWFDAIARAGVTFKYGSTGPVGLLTGKKVYVAVTRGGLHKDAPSDTQLPHLKTFLNFVGLSDVQFVFSEGHGMGPDAVAKARAEADEQINAVLV, encoded by the coding sequence ATGAACATTCTGCAGATCAACTCCAGCGCCCGCAGCACCGGTTCCGAATCCACCCGCCTGGCCGACGCCATCGTGGCCAAAGTCAGCGCCGGCCTGAGCGATGTGAAGCTGGTGCGCCGCGACCTGGCTGCCGAACCGCACCCCGTGCTGGACGAAACCGCCCTGCAAGCCCTGTTCACCCCGGCCGCCCAGCGCACCCCGGAACAGGCGGCCCGCGTGGCGCTGGACGATGCACTGATCGCCCAGGTGCAGGCGGCGGACGTGATCGTGATCGGCGCCCCGATGTACAACTTTGGCATCACCGTGCAGCTGAAAAGCTGGTTCGACGCGATTGCCCGCGCCGGCGTCACCTTCAAGTACGGCTCCACCGGCCCCGTGGGCCTGCTAACCGGGAAAAAGGTCTACGTGGCGGTGACCCGGGGCGGCCTGCACAAGGATGCGCCGAGCGACACCCAGCTGCCGCACCTGAAAACCTTCCTGAACTTCGTGGGACTGAGTGATGTACAGTTCGTGTTCTCGGAAGGCCATGGCATGGGCCCGGACGCAGTGGCGAAAGCACGCGCCGAAGCCGACGAACAAATCAACGCAGTGCTGGTCTGA
- a CDS encoding NUDIX hydrolase translates to MEMLLKLVHPTVHSTEGRGLRRDAVRAVIMHGDDILLLYTRRYDDYSLPGGGLDDGEEMLDGLRRELAEETGAQDVRVADAIGYIDEYRPSPEPGYDHLFMRSHIYRCEASRVLGAAQMEHYEISNGMAPEWVDLDAAAAHNEAVIARRDAGMGMSIIRETWTLNYLRQLRGR, encoded by the coding sequence ATGGAAATGCTCCTGAAACTGGTACACCCGACGGTCCACAGCACCGAGGGGCGCGGCTTGCGGCGCGACGCCGTCCGCGCGGTGATCATGCACGGCGACGATATCCTGCTGCTCTACACCCGCCGCTACGACGACTACAGCTTGCCGGGCGGGGGCCTGGACGACGGCGAGGAGATGCTCGACGGCCTGCGCCGCGAACTGGCCGAGGAAACTGGCGCGCAGGACGTGCGCGTGGCGGATGCCATCGGCTATATCGACGAATACCGCCCGAGCCCCGAGCCGGGCTATGACCATCTCTTCATGCGCTCCCATATCTACCGCTGCGAGGCAAGCCGCGTCCTGGGCGCGGCGCAGATGGAGCACTACGAAATCAGCAACGGCATGGCGCCCGAATGGGTGGACCTGGACGCCGCCGCCGCGCATAACGAGGCTGTTATTGCGCGGCGGGATGCGGGCATGGGCATGTCCATCATCCGCGAGACCTGGACGCTGAACTACCTGCGTCAGTTGCGGGGGCGGTAG
- the asd gene encoding archaetidylserine decarboxylase (Phosphatidylserine decarboxylase is synthesized as a single chain precursor. Generation of the pyruvoyl active site from a Ser is coupled to cleavage of a Gly-Ser bond between the larger (beta) and smaller (alpha chains). It is an integral membrane protein.) codes for MSDRLAVLPQYLLPKGALTNFAGRVAGAKGGAMTTRLIRWFVGKYDVNMDEAENPDIASYHSFNEFFTRALKPGARPLADADLVCPVDGRISQFGAIDDDQIFQAKGHKFSTTALVGGDRTLADQFQHGSFANLYLSPRDYHRIHMPCDGKLTRMIYIPGDLFSVNPTTARGIPGLFARNERVVCVFDTAFGPFVMTLVGATIVGSMATVWHGVVNPPRQPQIAEWTYADKNIVLKKGEELGRFLLGSTVVMLFPKDTLQFNPAWQPAGPVRLGEMMADLKPA; via the coding sequence ATGTCCGACCGCCTTGCCGTACTGCCGCAGTACCTGCTCCCCAAGGGTGCGCTGACCAATTTCGCGGGCCGCGTGGCCGGAGCGAAAGGCGGCGCCATGACGACCCGCCTGATCCGCTGGTTCGTGGGCAAGTACGACGTGAACATGGACGAGGCGGAGAATCCGGACATTGCGAGCTACCACAGCTTCAACGAATTCTTCACGCGCGCCCTGAAGCCGGGCGCCCGTCCGCTGGCCGATGCCGACCTGGTGTGCCCGGTGGACGGCCGCATCAGCCAGTTCGGCGCCATCGACGACGACCAGATCTTCCAGGCCAAGGGCCACAAGTTCAGCACCACCGCGCTGGTGGGCGGCGATCGCACGCTGGCGGACCAGTTCCAGCACGGCAGCTTCGCCAACCTGTATCTCAGCCCGCGCGACTATCACCGCATCCACATGCCCTGCGACGGCAAGCTGACCCGCATGATCTATATTCCGGGCGACCTGTTTTCCGTGAACCCGACGACAGCGCGCGGCATTCCCGGCCTGTTCGCGCGCAACGAGCGCGTGGTGTGCGTGTTCGACACGGCCTTCGGTCCCTTCGTGATGACGCTGGTGGGCGCGACGATTGTGGGCAGCATGGCGACCGTATGGCATGGCGTGGTCAACCCGCCGCGCCAGCCGCAGATCGCCGAGTGGACCTATGCGGACAAGAATATCGTGCTGAAAAAAGGCGAGGAGCTGGGCCGCTTCCTGCTCGGCTCCACCGTCGTGATGCTCTTCCCCAAGGACACGCTGCAGTTCAACCCCGCCTGGCAGCCCGCCGGTCCCGTGCGCCTGGGCGAGATGATGGCGGACCTCAAGCCTGCTTGA
- a CDS encoding pirin family protein codes for MATIQTVAASGQLASPRSVERIIHGQSVMDGAGVKINRVLTQPLQRRLDPFLMLDNFGSDEANDYIAGFPDHPHRGFETVTYMLTGRMRHRDSAGNEGLLENGGVQWMTAGRGVIHSEMPEQEAGLMEGFQLWLNLPAKDKMRKPWYKDFKSNEIPVFQTPEGATVRVIAGESHGVEGAVQREVTEPVYLDVELPAGARFSQRLPAGHNAFLYTYRGEVSMGGKAVPARSMAILANSAEADGVQVEAAESSRFILIAGHPLNEPIAQYGPFVMNTQEEIYQAVNDFRAGLLGEEAQAS; via the coding sequence ATGGCAACCATTCAAACCGTCGCAGCGAGCGGCCAGCTTGCCTCGCCGCGCAGTGTCGAACGCATCATCCACGGCCAGTCCGTGATGGATGGGGCGGGCGTGAAGATCAACCGAGTGCTGACCCAGCCGCTGCAGCGCCGCCTCGATCCTTTCCTGATGCTGGATAACTTCGGCTCGGACGAAGCCAACGACTACATCGCTGGCTTCCCCGACCATCCGCACCGGGGCTTCGAGACCGTGACCTATATGCTGACGGGCCGCATGCGCCACCGCGACAGCGCAGGCAACGAAGGCCTGCTGGAGAACGGCGGCGTGCAGTGGATGACGGCGGGCCGCGGCGTGATCCACTCGGAGATGCCGGAACAGGAAGCGGGCCTGATGGAAGGCTTCCAGCTCTGGCTTAACCTCCCGGCGAAGGACAAGATGCGCAAGCCCTGGTACAAGGATTTCAAGTCGAACGAGATCCCGGTCTTCCAGACGCCTGAAGGCGCCACGGTTCGCGTGATTGCAGGAGAAAGCCACGGCGTGGAAGGCGCGGTGCAGCGCGAAGTGACGGAGCCCGTGTACCTGGACGTGGAACTGCCCGCAGGGGCCCGCTTCAGCCAGCGCCTGCCTGCCGGGCACAATGCTTTCCTCTACACCTACCGCGGCGAGGTAAGCATGGGCGGCAAGGCGGTTCCGGCACGCAGTATGGCGATTCTGGCCAACAGCGCCGAGGCGGACGGCGTGCAGGTGGAGGCGGCGGAATCCAGCCGCTTTATCCTGATCGCGGGCCATCCGCTGAATGAGCCGATTGCGCAGTACGGCCCGTTCGTGATGAACACGCAGGAGGAGATTTACCAGGCGGTGAACGACTTCCGCGCGGGCCTGCTGGGCGAAGAGGCGCAAGCCAGCTAA
- a CDS encoding ArsR/SmtB family transcription factor yields MTNSIDIDAIHKALANPVRRQILCWLKEPEAHFSEQTHPLSMGVCAGLIDRRSGLSQSTVSGHLAVLAKAGLVTTQRAGQWTFFKRNEEVIRAYLDYMNASL; encoded by the coding sequence ATGACCAATTCGATCGACATCGACGCCATCCACAAGGCCCTCGCCAACCCCGTCCGCCGGCAGATTCTCTGCTGGCTGAAGGAGCCGGAGGCCCACTTTTCGGAGCAGACGCATCCGCTCTCGATGGGGGTGTGCGCCGGGCTGATCGACCGCCGCAGCGGCCTGTCGCAGTCCACCGTGTCCGGGCACCTCGCCGTGCTGGCCAAGGCCGGCCTGGTGACGACGCAGCGGGCCGGTCAATGGACCTTCTTCAAGCGTAACGAAGAAGTGATCCGCGCGTATCTCGACTACATGAATGCCAGCCTCTAG
- a CDS encoding TonB-dependent receptor plug domain-containing protein, which produces MPRNTVLRLTLAAAAVAAACAAHAQTVQPEEKTKPEPKQGPMQKVEVKGSTEAYDPRRDDTASKIVISNEEIVRYGDQSISDVLKRVPGVTVGGGGRGGGDIRMRGLGSGYTQILLNGERAPAGFSIDSLSPDVIERIEVLRAASAEFSTQSIAGTINIVLKKAIKTGQRELKLSAGKSHEQFTPFASLQVSDKVGQMSYSIGANLFKGIFDRQSPVHETLVDPSGALQMQRDTRQTDHGRPQGVNISPRLNWNLAGGDTLTSQSFINFNRFDGASDAVIDTPVGKRPTYQVMDTDFSNHNAFVRTDLNWVHKLAGGGKLDTKIGLNALRNTGYWHQFGYDLGALRRDSTVLSKTTEHGFSSTGKYSTPLIPDHALAMGWDGGIAWRDDSRIQRDVNLPGSHPENSDEGYDAKVSRMAFYGQDEWNITPRWSMYAGLRWEGLFTESEGSTFERIKQNNSVWSPIAQTLYKLPNSKDQLRLALTRTYKAPPASNLIPRRFTSSNNSQTDPDRRGNPDLKPELASGIDASYEHYWAQNALLSASASMRRISGYTRQGVVKEGDRWVSMPVNEGRATTRSIELEAKFPLSAIMSDAPSVDLRASANRNWSKVDSVPGPDNRLDQQVPFSATLAADYKSKDGKLTLGSSYAFKNGGHVRISDKQSAYQSVRRDLEAYALWKFDPKLQLRVAVSNLLTQDFISDSAYTDDSGTLRRTAVLPGYVTTRATLEMRF; this is translated from the coding sequence ATGCCTCGCAACACTGTTTTACGCCTCACCCTGGCTGCCGCCGCCGTGGCTGCCGCCTGCGCCGCTCACGCCCAGACTGTCCAGCCCGAAGAAAAGACCAAGCCGGAACCCAAGCAGGGACCGATGCAGAAAGTGGAAGTGAAGGGCTCCACCGAAGCCTACGACCCGCGCCGCGACGACACGGCCAGCAAGATCGTGATCTCCAACGAGGAGATCGTGCGCTATGGCGACCAGTCCATCAGCGATGTGCTCAAGCGCGTCCCGGGTGTGACCGTGGGCGGAGGAGGGCGGGGCGGCGGCGACATCCGCATGCGTGGCCTGGGCAGCGGCTACACGCAGATCCTGTTGAACGGCGAACGTGCACCCGCCGGTTTTTCCATCGACAGCCTGTCGCCGGACGTGATCGAGCGCATCGAAGTCCTGCGCGCCGCCAGCGCCGAGTTCAGCACCCAGTCCATTGCGGGCACCATCAATATCGTGCTGAAAAAGGCCATCAAGACCGGCCAGCGCGAGCTCAAACTCAGTGCGGGCAAGAGCCACGAGCAGTTCACGCCCTTCGCCAGCCTGCAGGTATCGGACAAGGTGGGCCAGATGTCCTACTCGATCGGCGCCAACCTGTTCAAGGGAATCTTCGACCGCCAGTCCCCCGTTCACGAAACCCTGGTCGACCCTTCCGGTGCGCTGCAGATGCAGCGTGACACCCGGCAGACCGACCATGGCCGTCCCCAAGGCGTCAATATCTCGCCGCGCCTGAACTGGAACCTCGCTGGCGGCGACACCCTCACTTCGCAATCCTTCATCAACTTCAACCGCTTCGATGGCGCCAGCGATGCCGTGATCGATACGCCGGTAGGCAAGCGGCCCACCTACCAGGTGATGGATACGGACTTCTCGAACCATAACGCCTTTGTGCGTACGGACCTGAACTGGGTGCACAAGCTGGCGGGCGGCGGCAAGCTCGATACCAAGATCGGCCTCAATGCCCTGCGCAACACGGGCTACTGGCACCAGTTCGGCTACGACCTGGGCGCGCTGCGGCGCGACAGTACGGTGCTGAGCAAGACCACGGAACACGGCTTCTCCAGTACCGGGAAATACTCCACGCCCCTGATTCCGGACCACGCCCTGGCCATGGGCTGGGACGGCGGCATCGCCTGGCGCGACGACTCGCGCATCCAGCGCGACGTGAACCTGCCCGGCAGCCATCCCGAGAATTCGGACGAGGGCTACGACGCGAAGGTGAGCCGCATGGCCTTCTATGGCCAGGACGAGTGGAACATCACTCCGCGCTGGTCCATGTACGCGGGCCTGCGCTGGGAGGGCCTGTTCACCGAGAGCGAGGGCAGCACCTTCGAGCGCATCAAACAGAACAACAGCGTCTGGAGCCCCATCGCCCAGACCCTGTACAAGCTCCCCAACAGCAAGGACCAGCTGCGCCTGGCCCTCACCCGCACCTACAAGGCGCCGCCCGCCTCGAACCTGATTCCGCGCCGCTTCACCTCCAGTAACAACAGCCAGACCGACCCGGACCGCCGCGGCAATCCGGACCTGAAGCCGGAGCTGGCCTCGGGCATCGACGCCTCGTATGAGCACTACTGGGCGCAGAACGCCCTCCTGAGCGCCAGCGCCTCGATGCGGCGCATCAGCGGCTATACGCGCCAGGGCGTGGTCAAGGAAGGCGACCGCTGGGTCTCCATGCCGGTCAACGAAGGCCGCGCCACCACGCGCAGCATCGAACTGGAAGCGAAGTTCCCGCTCAGCGCCATCATGAGCGATGCGCCATCCGTGGACCTGCGCGCGAGCGCCAACCGCAACTGGTCGAAGGTCGACTCCGTGCCCGGCCCGGACAATCGCCTGGACCAGCAGGTGCCGTTCTCGGCCACCCTGGCGGCGGACTACAAGAGCAAGGACGGCAAGCTGACCCTGGGCAGCAGCTACGCCTTCAAGAACGGCGGCCATGTGCGCATCAGCGACAAGCAGTCGGCCTACCAGTCGGTGCGGCGCGACCTCGAAGCCTACGCGCTGTGGAAGTTCGATCCCAAGCTCCAGCTGCGCGTGGCCGTATCGAACCTGCTGACCCAGGACTTCATCAGCGACTCGGCCTACACGGACGACAGCGGCACGCTGCGCCGCACGGCGGTCTTGCCGGGCTACGTGACCACCCGCGCCACGCTCGAAATGCGTTTCTGA
- the sugE gene encoding quaternary ammonium compound efflux SMR transporter SugE yields MPWIILFLAGLLEVAWAVGLKFTDGFTKPLPTVLTLAAMAASVGLLGLALRTLPLGTAYAVWTGIGTVGTVIYGILVMNEPAGVLRLVCIAMIVAGIAGLKLLSPH; encoded by the coding sequence ATGCCTTGGATCATTCTTTTCCTTGCCGGACTGCTCGAAGTCGCCTGGGCGGTCGGCCTCAAGTTCACCGACGGCTTCACCAAACCGCTTCCCACCGTATTGACGCTGGCCGCCATGGCCGCGAGCGTGGGCCTGCTCGGCCTGGCCCTGCGCACGCTGCCGCTGGGCACCGCCTATGCGGTGTGGACCGGCATTGGCACCGTCGGCACAGTCATTTACGGCATCCTGGTGATGAACGAACCAGCCGGCGTGCTGCGGCTGGTCTGCATTGCGATGATCGTGGCGGGTATCGCAGGCCTGAAACTACTGTCGCCGCACTAA